In Falco peregrinus isolate bFalPer1 chromosome 9, bFalPer1.pri, whole genome shotgun sequence, the genomic stretch tttttaaatgaatttgcCATTGTAATGTAAATCTGAAGAGTGTAGTTGTATCTTTCTCACTTGTAACTCTGTTCTTAATGTCCTGGAAGATCTGTGAATATCTGGTGTAATTCTCTCTCTTAAGGAGTTTGTGGATTGTTTAGTAGTAATTCTTTCTCTGAGTTCACTTTGGTGATGATGTTTATAACTGAAAATGGCTTGTTTGGGTTGTGTGAGAAGGAGGCAGTTAACAGTTCTTGGTGTGATTCATTCCTAGGTAGTTTTCCAAAGAATCACAATTTTAGTCTGAGGTGGTTTACTAAGCAGTGAAAGAATAAGAGTTTTCCATCCCTTCTTTAAATACTAAATGCATATGTTGCTGCTTAAAATTTTGGCTGTTCTGTTGAGTTGTAATCCCAGgcagacaattttttttatagagGGATGAAAAAAATGGGCATTTCTTGGTGGGTAGTTCTTACTGTGTGCTCTGTAGAGGTGACTGCCTGGAGGTGGCTGTGAAATGTCACTTAGTTTCACCAGTTTTTGTGACTCCTGAAAAACTACTCATACGCAGCTATAGGGAGGTTTTCTGAAGTTTGGCTTACGTTGCTTTATGCAAGTAAGAAGATCTGCATTTGGAGGAAGGAACATAATCATGGTGGAGCAAGGGTTTGTTAAAATTCAGGGATTTGAAGTATTTATAtacctttttttgcctttgaaagaGTGATTTGTTTGCCTATTGGTGATGGGAAAATTTGAAAGATCCTTTGAATGTTTTCTGGTGGTTCTTACCTTCTTTGTGGAAGGCATATTCATGTCTTGAAACTATACAAAACCTGTGCAGTGCAGTTGCCAACAAGTCACACAGGGATAAGGTATTAGAAGATGCACTCTTGTGGTTGCTCTATGTTGCAGTGCCTTGTGGTGGTCTCAGGTTTGAACTTTCTATATATACAGTTCTTTGTGGACTGTTACTGCTGTTGTGTTGCCTGCATTGATTTTTGCCTCCATTTATTCTTTATTGCAGTCTAAAAGTTGGTTTTAATTGGTTGCCCACAGGATTGGCTTGGCTTCTGCTacttgttaagaaaaaaacatctgtctTTGCAGGTAAGAGCCTTTGAATTGAAGACTTCTTTATATGCATATTGAGTATATCTTAAGAAATATTTGAAGCTTTTGGAATCTGTGAATTGGTATCAGAACACTTGGGGCAAGGAATATGTAGCTAGTCTCTTTTAATTCCCACTGCGCTGATAGAGGTTCTGGCAGTGTTGTTCCTATAAACAGTTTTCAGCCAAACTAATGTTTTGTTGCTTCATCAACATGTGGTAGTCTGGGACACTCTCCTGATTATTTTGCACTGTTGGAAAATGTTGCTACTTTGCGGCAGGCCACAGGTCTGCATGTTTCTAACTGTTGGGAGTTTAGAAATGTGCAGCAGTTGATTCTTATTAGATTTTGCAGCATTTAAAGGGATCAGAGTTTCAAATTAGCTCAGAGATGGCTGTCTTAATCTACCAGGTTGATTTTTAGCCTTcttaaaagtgattttaaaaaaaaggcaaaattgtggtctgcattttcagcttttgctaGACAGTCTCAGCCTGGATACTTAAAATTCCTCCTACAATGCTGGTGTTATTCCAGTTCCCAGTCTTCGTCCAAGAATTGCCAGATACGTTGTGTGTGCGTGTATTGTGTGGGTATTATACTTTTAACAACTCTCCAGGGACTAGGCTGAATCTTCCAAAATTACCTCAACTCgaaaaatgcaagtattttaaaaggctaGTCTggtgtttttattaatttattcatatgatggaaattattcttattttattgaCTAGCACATACgtgcaagaaataattttgtatacCTTTCTCAAATGTAACATCAATGTTTTTAAGGACATTTCAGTCAAGACAAAGATGCTGTTAAGGTTAATCAGATGAGTTGAGTCAGATTTATTGTTGGCAGCCCTTTCCATTTTTCATCTCATCTTGCTAATGGGGATGGATTGTCTTTAGCACAACTATAGGATTTTGTGCGTATGAGCTTTCAAAAAATATACCAGACATGCAAAATGACACCAAAACTTGCTTTTGCCTTGAAGTAACTTTTTGTACAGGGGGAAAAGCAGGCAGCCTGAGAACACTGCTAAGAGCTCAACAAAAAACCTTCAGTGCACACGTAACAGGCGTGTAGCTCATCCTGTGTCTGAAGCTGATGTTGCCTCTGCATGTATATTGATCTTGACAAAtgaacaataaaatatttcggcaagctttgcttttttattagtTGGAAAAATTGAGTGAGTGGGTTATTGTGTCCTATAGTGGGTAttggcattttggaaaaaatcagaCTTGTGAgtgttcagaaatgaaaaaattggCCCTTTTGGtccttgtgatttttctttaaatcacagAAGTTAAACTAATACTTCAGGTAAGCActgaaatcctgaaaaaatTGTGGCAGTTATGTGCTGAGTTGACAAAATACTCTTTTGCCAAAAATATTTGATGAGTAAAGTCCTTCACGTTCTTTTTATTCATATTACTGTTAGTTTTTGCCTAATAGCAGGCACTTGCTTAATATCATGCATGGAGTTAACTACACAGAAGTTCATTGCAGCTAGCTTTTCTAGCAACTGTAGGTCgaagcagctgcttggttttttttgacagtAGTGATTTAGTGGATCTGAATAGAATACTTAGTAATAAAACTTAAAGATACCTTTAGTGTTTATAATTAAGTTTGAATTTAGTGCAAGATTGAAATGCTTGCAGTATCCTAGAAGTTAAGTAGATGTTCAAATGCTTGAAGTCTTAGGAATTCTTTGTGACCTTACCTGCTGACTTATCTTGCCTTTCCTCAACTAATGGCTCTATTAGATTGTCACCCTTTTTGCATAAGTAAAGAAATAACTAAAAGTAATCTCCCATTTAGCACAAAACACTTTAAATGTCTTAACTCCTGATGCTTGAAAATTTCTGAAACTCATTTCTTTGTATAAATAATAGCGAAAATGTAAGCTTCCCAGCAAGATTTGCTATTAGTAGTATTGTAGTTTTCAAAGTGTAGGTAGAAAACCAGGGATGCTTTTATACCACTTGCTTGCCTGAGGATAATCTAATTCAGAAGCAGTCCTGTAGCATAATGTAGTAAACTTCAGTTTTACAGTACCATTTGGTATGGCTTCATTAAAGTAGgcagaattttcattttaactttaGTTTCAGAGATTGCTGTCAAAGTTAGGcaaatttaaaatcagaatCATTGAGAAATACTGCTGTTTTTAGAAATGGTGCAAAAAGTCTTACATACTTACTTAGATGTGTACATAGCATAGTTCTTAGTTTgacctggttttttttcacatgggCGAGATATTTTGCTGTTGGAATATGACTGGGCAATGAACTCTTATTTTCAAGTTAAGTGTGTCACTGCAAGAGAAATGCAAGGATGTTGCTTTTGTTACCTTGCCATGGAGATGGgaaagttgctttttaaaaaaatgatccCTGAGGTTTAGTATATACCCCcctttctgttgctgctgtccCTTGGTGGAGTAGGGGTTTTCTTAGTGGTATGtacagctgaattttaatttttgttcagaCCTTCTCATGTTTGTTTTGCAAGTTCCAGTCTCTCTTTCAGGATGGTCTAGTCAGGAATCAGATGTTCATTCACAGCAGCTagagcagcagagctgtcttTTTGCCAATGGGCTTGTCTGCTGTTTCCCTGAGGGAGAAAAGTCCTCTGCATTTTTCGGGTGTCAGCTAGATCTGGGCCAATGCCCTCTAATACCCCAGTTTGTTGCCTGAGTTCATTAGTGTATGGAAGGGGTTAGCTGTGGTTTATTGGGCAATACAATACTTAAGTACCCATTTGAGTAATCTGAAGTTCTGTCATGCAGACAAAagaattgctgcttttttcctccctctgtagAAGAATTGTTATTCCTGTTTTAAGTACTGAATTCAGCCTTACCTGGCATAGTTATGTGGTTGGATAGTGGCTTTACCCGGTCGTTAAGGATGTTTTCAAGACATGTCTACTCTAGGGTGATTGGGAGACATAGGCAAACACAGCTGGCTTAAAGACATGACTATATGCTGGGATACAATACTTGGCTGAATGTGAAATATTGGGAGTTAGTTACTGATTGTAGTTGGTCACAGCTTTGGTGTGTGGCCAGAAGTCTTCAGTGCACTGCTGTCTGGTGATGCATTGTATCATCTGGTTGGACTCAatcctaaaggtcttttccaacctgaacaaTAATGTGATCTGGTTCATTCTTCATTTCAAATGTTTAGTTAACACCATTTGTATGTGACTACTTGGAGCCTTGGAGGTCTTCCATACAGATACTGAACTGGCTTGTGCTTAGGAAGTCAAAAAGTTTCAGAGATTGAGTGGCACAGGTGAAATGAGGTACTGCTGTTCATGGTTTAGTGTGAGAGACTTCTGAACTGCTGAATTGTGCTAGTATTAATATGATGCTTTTAATCTTTACTGAAGGTTTGTCAAGAATAAGAGAGGATTACCtagttttctgtttatcttGAACTTCTGAGAAAACCTCAGGCTGTTTTGTAGAATGTGTACAAGATAACTGTCAAGATCTAGCTGTTAACAGTTGATGTTGTGTCCATTAACCTCAGCTGCAGAGGTAAAAGTCATTTACTTGTGCTTGTGACAGAAGGTGTAATCTTAGAACACCTGCAACTACTAGAAACTACACATTGTTCTTGAAAGTTGTAAAGGCCAAGTATCTAGCTAGGATATAGTTTAGGTGAAGCCTGTATGGTCACAAAATGTCTGGGGCTTGTTTATAACTGTTAGCTAGCTTCATGGTCACCTTAGGCCTTTTCCCTTTGCCTTGAGAAAAAGACAAGATCAGTGTAATCTAGATGGTCCCTTTCAGGATGTCATGTGAGTCTCACTGTTGCTAGCTGTCCAtaatggggttttgtttgtaacCAATCCACTGTTACGTTCCTAGTTGTCTTCACCTGGCAGGAGATAAAATCCCTCCCCAAATGAAAGACAACTGTTTATTTCCCATAGGTGTGCAGAATTTTTTGCAGTCACTTTGCCAGGTACAGTGGATACCATATCAGCATATGGTAAATTCAGTTTGGCTAAACTACTCATTTTGCTTATGTTCCATTAAATATTCAACTACTGATATAATAGTTCTGATTTTTGATGTTCCTCAGATTGTCTGGTTTTTTTACTGATGTTTGTGGGTCTTAGTTTAACAGTTACTTTGGAATTTCTAGTGCAAAATGTATACTGATTGTGTTGGTAAATGTTTAATACTTCAATCTGTATGAAGTAAACATGAATAAGGAACTTGGAATATAAGCATGCTTAATGTTTGCAGGATGTTGTTAGgtatatataaacaaatataGTAGATGGTGTCTGTAGGTAATTGCATGGTGTCATAAACAGTAGTCTGACATAGCCGTTGCCTTTTCTCATCTGCAGGTGTGTGTTGTTTCAGCGCAGCATGGCTGTGGTCATCCGCTTGCAAGGTCTCCCGATTGTGGCGGGGACCATGGACATTCGCCACTTCTTCTCTGGATTGACCATTCCTGATGGGGGCGTGCATATTGTAGGGGGTGAACTGGGTGAGGCTTTCATCGTTTTTGCCACTGATGAAGATGCAAGGCTTGGTATGATGCGCACAGGTGGTACAATTAAAGGGTCAAAAGTAACGCTATTGCTGAGtagtaaaactgaaatgcagaacatGATAGAACTCAGTCGTAGGCGTTTTGAAACTGCCAATCTAGATATGCCACCAGCAAATGCTAGCAGGTCAGGACCACCACCTAGTTCTGGAATGAGTGGAAGGGTTAACTTACCTACTACTGTACCTAACTTCAGTAATCCTTCTAGTGTAGTAACTGCTTCTACTACTGTGCATGAAAGCAATAAAAGCATATCCACGTTTTCTACTGCCAGTATGGGGACTGCACCTCCAAATCTTGGGAGTACCTTTGGTAGCCCAACATTTAGCTCAACTATACCTAGCACAGCATCCCCTATGAACACAGTACCTCCTCCACCAATCCCTCCGATCCCAGCTATGCCAACTTTGCCGCCAATGCCTTCTATTCCACCAATACCTGTTCCTCCTCCTGTACCCACACTACCTCCTGTTCCTCCAGTTCCTCCGATACCCCCTGTGCCCCCTGTACCTCCAATGACACCTATGCCTCCCATATCAGGAATGCCTCCTATGAATCCTCCACCCGTAGCACCTTTACCCACTGGAATGAATGGGTCTGGAGCAGCAGTGAATATGAACAGCGGCTTGAATCCATTGTTTATTGGTCCCATGAATCCTGTAAATCCTATCCAGATGAATTCTCAAAGTAGTGTCAAGCCGATTCCAATCAATCCAGATGATTTGTATGTCAGCGTTCATGGAATGCCCTTTTCTGCAACAGAATCTGATGTGAAAGACTTTTTCCTTGGGCTCCGTGTGGATGCAGTCCATATGCTGAAGGATCATGTAGGTCGAAATAATGGAAATGGACTAGTtaagtttttttctcctcaagaTACATTTGAAGCACTGAAACGAAACAGAATGCTGATGATTCAGCGCTATGTTGAAGTTAGTCCTGCAACAGAGAGACAGTGGGTGGCTGCTGGAGGCCACATAACTTTCAAGCAAACCATGGGTCCCTCTGGGCCGtctcaccctcctcctccccaggctcATTCTAGGTCCAAATCTCCTAGTGGACAGAAAAGGTCACGGTCAAGATCTCCCCATGAGCAGGGCTTCTGTGTTTATCTGAAAGGTCTCCCCTTTGAATCAGAGAACAAACATGTGatagacttttttaaaaagctggaCATAGTTGAGGACAGCATTTACATAGCTTATGGACCTAATGGGAAGGCAATTGGAGAGGGTTTTGTTGAGTTCAGGAATGAAGCTGATTATAAAGCAGCTTTGTGTCATCATAAGCAGTACATAGGGAATCGCTTTATTCAAGTTCATCCAATTACTAAAAAAGCAATGTTAGAAAAGATAGACATGATTCGTAAAAGACTGCAGAACTTCAACTATGACCAGAGAGAAATCCTCATGAATGCTGAGGGAGAGCCAGGCTCACCAAAACTGTGTGCACATATATCTAATATTCCATACAACATAACAAAAATGGAAATCCTTCAGTTTCTAGAGGGACTGGCAGTAGAAGAAAACTCTGTACAGATTCTTGTTGATAATAACGGGCAAGGTTTAGGACAGGCGCTGGTTCAGTTTAAAGCTGAAGATGATGCTCGTAAGGCAGAGCGTTTGCACCGTAAAAAACTGAATGGAAGAGATGTTGTTTTGCGTTTGATAACTGTAGAAGAAATGAGAGATATTGAGAGAAACCCACCATCTCAAGggaaaaagatactgaaaatacCGATACAAGGAAATGCGACTGTGCCAGGAGCacagggtgctggtggggatgAGCATGCCTTCTTGGGGGGAAATTCTAAAGATGCAAGCAATGGTCCTCCGTTTAATTTCCCTGGTAACTTCAGTGGGTCTGGCACATTTGGTCCCCCTCTACCACCACCTGGAATAAGTGGCTTTCCTGATTCTAGACCAGGAATACCTACAGTCGCAACTAGTGGTTTACCTGGTACAGGTATTGAAGTCCCAGGTTTTGCAGGTGGTCCTGGTAATTTGAGTGGACCGGCAGGTTTTGCGGGGGCTCCTCAGGCTTTTGGTAATGGTCCTGGCAATTTAAGTGGACCCCCTGCCTTTGGGGCTGGTCCTCCAGGAATTGCTAGTGGTCTTGGACACTTAAGTGGACCTCCAGGGTTTGGACCTGGACCAGGAAATATACATATTAGTGGACCCCCAGGTTTTGGTACAGGGTCTGGGAAGCCAGGACCAACTGTCATCAAAGTGCAAAATATGCCCTTTACTGTTTCAGTGGATGAaattttggatttcttttatGGTTACCAAGTGATCCCTGGTTCAGTGTGcttaaaatacaatgaaaaaggCATGCCCACTGGAGAAGCAATGGTTGCATTTGAGTCTCGTGATGAAGCTATGGCAGCTGTTGTTGATTTAAATGATAGGCCTATAGGCTCCAGAAAAGTAAAACTTGTTTTAGGGTAGCTGTTAATGTGAAGTAGTTGTAGAATAGGTATTCATAGTGGTGTGATAAATGCATCTGGATTGGTTTTTATAGTATTTCCAGGATAGAACCTGTGG encodes the following:
- the RBM12 gene encoding RNA-binding protein 12 is translated as MAVVIRLQGLPIVAGTMDIRHFFSGLTIPDGGVHIVGGELGEAFIVFATDEDARLGMMRTGGTIKGSKVTLLLSSKTEMQNMIELSRRRFETANLDMPPANASRSGPPPSSGMSGRVNLPTTVPNFSNPSSVVTASTTVHESNKSISTFSTASMGTAPPNLGSTFGSPTFSSTIPSTASPMNTVPPPPIPPIPAMPTLPPMPSIPPIPVPPPVPTLPPVPPVPPIPPVPPVPPMTPMPPISGMPPMNPPPVAPLPTGMNGSGAAVNMNSGLNPLFIGPMNPVNPIQMNSQSSVKPIPINPDDLYVSVHGMPFSATESDVKDFFLGLRVDAVHMLKDHVGRNNGNGLVKFFSPQDTFEALKRNRMLMIQRYVEVSPATERQWVAAGGHITFKQTMGPSGPSHPPPPQAHSRSKSPSGQKRSRSRSPHEQGFCVYLKGLPFESENKHVIDFFKKLDIVEDSIYIAYGPNGKAIGEGFVEFRNEADYKAALCHHKQYIGNRFIQVHPITKKAMLEKIDMIRKRLQNFNYDQREILMNAEGEPGSPKLCAHISNIPYNITKMEILQFLEGLAVEENSVQILVDNNGQGLGQALVQFKAEDDARKAERLHRKKLNGRDVVLRLITVEEMRDIERNPPSQGKKILKIPIQGNATVPGAQGAGGDEHAFLGGNSKDASNGPPFNFPGNFSGSGTFGPPLPPPGISGFPDSRPGIPTVATSGLPGTGIEVPGFAGGPGNLSGPAGFAGAPQAFGNGPGNLSGPPAFGAGPPGIASGLGHLSGPPGFGPGPGNIHISGPPGFGTGSGKPGPTVIKVQNMPFTVSVDEILDFFYGYQVIPGSVCLKYNEKGMPTGEAMVAFESRDEAMAAVVDLNDRPIGSRKVKLVLG